CCGCCCTCTGCGACGTCGACGAGAACGTGATCGCCGGGGCCATGAAGCGGGCCGAGGAGGCCGGCGGCCGAAAACCCGCCTTCTACAAGGACTACCGAAAACTCTGCGAGGACCCATCGATCGACGCCATCTCGGTGGCGACCTGCAACCACACGCACACGCTCATCTCGCTGACGGCGGCCCAGGCCGGAAAACACGTCTACGTTGAAAAACCCCTCAGCCACAACGTCTGGGAAGGCCGCAAACTCGTCGAAGCGGCCCGCAAGTACGGCGTCGTCGTCCAGCATGGAACCCAAAGCCGCTCGGAAGGCCGCTGGCGCCGCGCGATCGCCTTCCTGCGTTCGGGAAAGCTCGGCGCCGTGAAGACCGCCCGCGGCTTGTGCTACAAGCGCCGTCCGTCCATCGGCTTCAAACCCGACGGCCCGGCGCCTCCCGGCGTCGATTACGACCTCTGGCTCGGACCCGCTCCGGAACGTCCGTTCAACCCGAATCGCTTTCACTATAATTGGCACTGGTTCTGGGACTACGGCAACGGCGACCTCGGCAACCAGGGGGTTCATCAAATGGACATCGCCCTCTGGGGCCTCGGGAAAACCGAGCTTCCGCGGCGGGTCCTCAGCGTCGGCGGACGGCTCGGTTACAAGGATCAGGCCGAAACCGCCAACACCCAGGTCTGCTGGTACGATTACGGAGACGCCGAAATCGTCTTCGAAGTCCGGGGCCTGGACACCGACCCCTTCATGGGCCAGCGGATCGGCAATATCTTTCACTGCGAGAAAGGCTATCTCGCCGGAACCACGGCCTTCGACCTCGACGGCGCGAAGATTCCGATCGAGGCGGAGGACGACGGCAAAGGGGGCAATCATTTCCGGGTGTTCGTGGACGCCGTCCGCGGCGGGAAGAAAGAAAGCCCCACGGCCGACGTGATCGACGGCCACCTCTCGAGCGCCCTGTGCCACCTGGGCAACATCTCGTACCGGCTCGGGGAGCGGCGCAAACTTTCCGAAGAGGCGCCCTTCCGGGAAATCGCCTCGGGACAGGAGGCCTACCGGCGGATGCGCGCGCATCTGCGCGACAACGGCGTGGGCGAGGAAACGGAGTTCTTCGTGGGCCGGATGCTCGACTTCGATCCGGTCTCCGAGACTTTTAAGGGCTGCGAGGAGGCCGATCGCCTCCTCACCCGCGAGTACCGCAAACCCTTCGTGGTGCCGGAGAAGGTGTGACCATGAATCTGAGAAAAACCTCCGCGGGGATCGTTCTTCTGGGCCTTCTGGCGGCGGGCGGGGCCGCCCAGGAGGCGGAGCCGCCGCTCCGGCTGGGGATGATCGGGCTGGACACTTCCCACGTGATCGCCTTCACCCAGCTCCTCAACGACCCCAAGAATCCCCATCACGTCCCCGGGGCGCGCGTCGTCTGCGGCTTCAAGGGCGGCAGTCCCGACGTCGAAGCCAGCCGCACCCGCGTGGACAACTTCACCCGCCAGCTCCAGGAGAAATTCGGGGTCGAAATCGTGGACTCGATCGAAGCGCTCTGCCGGAAGGTGGATGCCGTCCTGATCATGAGCGTGGACGGCCGGCCCCACCTCGAGCAGGCGCGGGCCGTCTTCGCGGCGGGGAAGCGCCTGTTCATCGACAAGCCGCTCGCCGGCAGCCTGCGGGACGCGCGGGAGATCGCGCGGCTGGCGCGGGAAAGCAATACGCCGTTCTTCTCGGCCTCCTCCCTCCGCTTCGCGGATTCCGTGGCGCGCACCCGGACCGACCCCGCTCTCGGAAAGATCCTGGGCTGCGACGCCTTCTCCCCCGCCTCGCGGGAACCCCACCACCCGGACCTCTTCTGGTACGGGGTGCACGGCGTGGAGATCCTCTTCTCGGTGCTCGGACCCGGATGCGAAAGCGTCCGGCGCGTCGAAACGCCGGAGGCCGATTTCGTCGTCGGCCGCTGGAAGGACGGGCGTGTCGGCACCTTCCGGGGCCTCCGCAAGGGGCACTCGGGATTCGGAGCCACGGTCTTCGGCGAGAAGGCGGTGCGCTCCACCCTTTCGCCCCAGGCGGTGGCCGCCTGGGCGCGCGAGGCCCGCAAAGCCGGCGCGGCGGTCGACGTCCCCGAGATTCAGGACAGCTACCGGAACCTCGTGCGCGAGATCGTGGCCTTCTTCAGGACCGGCCGCCCTCCGGTCCCGGTGGAGGAGATGCTCGAGGTGCTCGCCTTCATGGAGGCGGCCGACGTCTCCAAGAGCCGCGGGGGCGCGGAGGTCCGGCTGGCCGAGCTTCCGTGAGCGCGCCTCCTCATCGCGGCGCGAGCTGCCCTCGGATCTCCCCGCCCGGATTCGACGCCGAGTGCACGTTCACGTAGGCGTTCCCGCTCAGGATCGCGTCCACGGCGTCCTCGAAGGACCGGATCCCCTGCGCGGGCCGGGGCTCGAGGTCGGCCGCGGTCAGCGTGCGGCGGACGGGGCTGCTCAGCGGCGCGGTCGCCAGGGTGAAGACGATCGGCCCGTTGGCTCCCCGCGCGCCGACATGGATATGAGCCGCCGCGGGGGAGCTGCCCAGCCCCGAAAATTCGAGCGTCACGGCCAACTCCGTTTGTTCCCCGTTCAGGGTCACGGTCGCCAGGCCGGTCGCCCCCGTGGAAACGGGGGGCACTTCCTCGGAACCCGACAGCGTCGCCTGGAACACGGCCGGCCCGAGATGGCCGCGAATCTCGCCGTCGGGGTGTTGCGTCGTGTGGACGTTCACGTAGGTGCGCCCCTCGCGAATCGCCTGAACGGCCTGCGCAAAGGTCATTCCGGAGGTCGCGCCGAGGTCGGAAGCGGCGAGCGTGCCCGAGAGGGAACCGGCGAACGGACCGGGCGAGAGGGTGAAGAGGATTGGTCCGTTGACTCCGGGGGTCCCGGCGTGGATGTGCGCGGCCGTGATGTTGCTGAGCGCGGAGACCTCGAGGGTGAAGGCCATCGCCGCCCCGCCGGGCCGCACCGTCACGGAGGCGGCGCCCCGGCCGCCGGTGGCGACCGGCGGGTTCTCCTGAGCTCCGGACAGAATCGATCGGACGGTGACCGGTTCCTCGAGAACGCCGAAGCCGTCCCCGCCGTCATCGTCGTCGTGGCAGGCGGGGATCGCCGCCGCAAGGACCGCGAGGGCCGCCGCCCTCCAGGCGCGTTCGGGCCGCATGACTCCTCCTTCCCCCACGAGGGATCGCTTCCCCGTAGGGAGAGACACGCGACCGCCCGCCGTTATGCGCGCGGCGGAGGCGCGGGGGGCCCGGAGTTGCGGCGCGTCAGATCCACGCCGCGGTAGAAGCCCAGATCGATCGCCTTGCGCGCCTTGGTGAAGTAGACGATCTGCCCCGTGTGGTAGGAGAAGTGTTCGATGACGTGAACCAGAATCGACAGACCGGTCTCCGTGAAGCCCTGCACGGTGCGCGGTTCGAAAAGCGCCGCCGCCGGCAGGCGCTCGACGACCTCCACGGCCCGGCGGACGGCCGTCTCCAGATCCCGCCGGAGGTCCGCCCTGGGAACGGGCCCTCGAGCCGCGAACTCCGCGGGCCGGTCGCGCCGGTCCGGAGCTCCGCCCAGCCCCGACACGATCCACTGCCGCACGTTGCCGGCCAGATGAAGAAGCAGGTTCCCGACGCTGTTGCTCGCCTCGTTCGGACGGAGCCAGAGGTCCTCGTCGGTGAGTTCGTCCAGACAGCGCCCGATGCGCGAAAGAGACTCCTCGAGCACCCGGCGGCGGAACTCCCCCGCCAAGGCGTCGCGAAAGTTTTCCGGATTCATGTCGCCTGCACTCCCCCGTCGGCGCGCGGGTCGCTGCCTCCGACAAGCGTCCCGTCCGGATCCCGCCGGATCACCTGGCCGCGGCCGAAGACGGCGCGCGCGAAGCCGGAGATTCCCACCGCGGTCACTTCATGGCCGCGCTCCGCAAGGGCGGCCGCCGCGGCGTCGTGAAAGCCGGCCTCCAGACGCACGCGGCTGGGGCCGCCGTCCGGATCGACCATGAAGCGCGGCCGATCCAGGGCGGGCTGAGGATCCAGGCCGTCGTCCACGAGGCCCACGACCACCTGGACGTGCCCCTGGGGCTGCATGAAGCCCCCCATGACGCCGAAGGGCGCGTAGAGCGAGCCGTCCGGGCGGGTCAACATGCCGGGAATGATCGTATGGTAAGGCCGCTTGCGCGGCGCCGGCGCGTTGGGGTGCCCGGGACGCAGCGTGAAACAGTGGCCCCGGTTCTGGAGGGCGAACCCCCATCCGTTCGGAACGATGCCCGTGCCGAACCCCATGTAGATCGAGTTGATGAAGGAACAGGCGTTCCCGTCCCCGTCCACGACGCAGAAGTACACCGTGTCGGAACCCGCTCCGGGCGCGCCCGGGGCGACCTCCGGGGCGGCGCGCCGGGGATCGATGAGCCGCCGGCGCCGCGCCGCGTAATCCTTCGAAAGGAGCTCCGCGGAGGGCACCTTCTCGACGGCGGGATCGGCCACGTAGGCGCGCGCGTCGGCGAAGGCCATGCGCAGCGCTTCGATCAGGAGGTGCGTGCGTTCCGTCCCGAGAGGATCCTGGCCGCGCAGATCGAAGCCTTCGAGAAGATTGAGCGCGATCAGCGCCACGATCCCCTGCCCGTTGGGCGGGCATTCCCAGACGGTCAGGCCGCGATACGTCGTGCGAAGGGGCTCCTCCCAGGTGGATTCGTGTTCGGCGAGATCCTCGGGACTCAGAAAGCCGCCCGCCGCGCGGACCGCCCGGGCGATCGCGCGGGCGATCTCGCCGCGATAGAACGCCTCCTTGCCTCCGGCGGCGACCGCCCGCAGGGTCCGGGCGAGTCCGGGGTTGCGGAAGGTTTCGCCGGCCGCCGGAGCGCGCCCGTCCGGAAGGAGAAGCTCGCGGCCGCCGGGCGAGCGGGCCATAAAGGCGGCGGCGCCCTGCCACGCGTGGGCGGTCCAGGGGGCCACGGGGAAGCCTTCCTCCGCCCACCGGATCGCCGGCTCGAGGACGCGCGCCCGGGGCAGGCGGCCGTAGCGGGCCAGAAGGTCGCACCAGCCCGCGCAGGCTCCCGGGACGGTCACGGTGGCGGCGTGGTGCGCCGGAAGGGGCACGAGGCCTTCGCGGCGGAGGCGCTCCAGCGTGAGCGCCGCGGGCGCGCGGCCCGATCCGTTGAGCGCCGTGACCTTCCCCGGGGCGGCCTCGTAGTAGAGGGCGAACATGTCGCCGCCGAGGCCGGTGGACATGGGCTCGGTCACGTTGAGCACCGCGGCGGCGGCCACGGCGGCGTCGGCGGCGGAGCCTCCCTCGCGGAGGACCCGGACGGCGGCCTCGGACGCGAACTTCTGGCTGGTGGCCGCCATGCCTCGCCGCGCGCGGGACTCCGCCGGGCCCGCGCATCCCGCCGCGGCCCCCGCGGCCGCGCCGGCGGCCAGAAAGGTCCTCCGGGAAATCGGCCGCGCGCTCATCTCTCTTACGTAACGCTCGGAGAACCCTGACGCACGGCGGCGCCGTTACTTTCCCGGAGCGCTCCAGAGCCCGAAACCGCCGCCCCTTCCGAATCCCCAAAGAAGCGCGGCCGCTCCGACCGCCCCCAGAAAGCACAGCCGTTCCGTCCGGCTTCGGATGAAACCGCAGCCGCACCGGTCCGACTCGTCTTCCGAATCCGGGGACGCGGCCCCCGAGCCGGACCCCGGCGGCCCCGGCGGCGCCGGCGGGGGCGGCCCCTCCGGCGAGGGCATGGCCGTCCCGCTGTGACGGAAAACCATGAGATCGCCGCCGTTCCCCTCCACGACCACCAGCCCGTCCGACACGTACGTGTAGCGCGGCAGGATCCCCTCGCTGTACGCGTTCCGCGCCGGCGTCGGAGGATCCAGCGTGTTCCAGTAGACCCACCAGCCCGGCCCGGGCCACGTCCGCGGATCCCCATAGAGCGTGAGCGATCCCGTCGTCCAGTGCGTCTGCGGATCGTAGGAGCCGTTGGCCTGAATCCTCCGGAGCACGACCGGATGGCGCGTGGTGCGGATCGGATCGGCCCGCGTGGCCCCCCGCGCGGCCGAACGCTCCGTGATCCGGGCGGCCTCCGAGGCTCCCCAGTGAGCATGAAAGATCGTGTCCCCCGCCATCGTCAGGGGGCAGGCTTCGTCCGTGATCCTCACCATGAAGCCGTGCTCCTCGAACTGCACGAACCGCAGATCGCCCGCCTGATAGCCGGACACGGTTTCGGCGTCCAGCACCATCTCGCCGAGGTGGGAATCCCACCGGCCGTCCCAGTTGGGATCCCGCGTGTCGCCGTTGCGCCAGAGGACGTAGGCCAGCTCCCGGTCGCCCACCCGGCGCACGACCGGA
The sequence above is drawn from the Planctomycetota bacterium genome and encodes:
- a CDS encoding Gfo/Idh/MocA family oxidoreductase is translated as MNLRKTSAGIVLLGLLAAGGAAQEAEPPLRLGMIGLDTSHVIAFTQLLNDPKNPHHVPGARVVCGFKGGSPDVEASRTRVDNFTRQLQEKFGVEIVDSIEALCRKVDAVLIMSVDGRPHLEQARAVFAAGKRLFIDKPLAGSLRDAREIARLARESNTPFFSASSLRFADSVARTRTDPALGKILGCDAFSPASREPHHPDLFWYGVHGVEILFSVLGPGCESVRRVETPEADFVVGRWKDGRVGTFRGLRKGHSGFGATVFGEKAVRSTLSPQAVAAWAREARKAGAAVDVPEIQDSYRNLVREIVAFFRTGRPPVPVEEMLEVLAFMEAADVSKSRGGAEVRLAELP
- the ggt gene encoding gamma-glutamyltransferase, with the protein product MSARPISRRTFLAAGAAAGAAAGCAGPAESRARRGMAATSQKFASEAAVRVLREGGSAADAAVAAAAVLNVTEPMSTGLGGDMFALYYEAAPGKVTALNGSGRAPAALTLERLRREGLVPLPAHHAATVTVPGACAGWCDLLARYGRLPRARVLEPAIRWAEEGFPVAPWTAHAWQGAAAFMARSPGGRELLLPDGRAPAAGETFRNPGLARTLRAVAAGGKEAFYRGEIARAIARAVRAAGGFLSPEDLAEHESTWEEPLRTTYRGLTVWECPPNGQGIVALIALNLLEGFDLRGQDPLGTERTHLLIEALRMAFADARAYVADPAVEKVPSAELLSKDYAARRRRLIDPRRAAPEVAPGAPGAGSDTVYFCVVDGDGNACSFINSIYMGFGTGIVPNGWGFALQNRGHCFTLRPGHPNAPAPRKRPYHTIIPGMLTRPDGSLYAPFGVMGGFMQPQGHVQVVVGLVDDGLDPQPALDRPRFMVDPDGGPSRVRLEAGFHDAAAAALAERGHEVTAVGISGFARAVFGRGQVIRRDPDGTLVGGSDPRADGGVQAT
- a CDS encoding CHRD domain-containing protein; protein product: MRPERAWRAAALAVLAAAIPACHDDDDGGDGFGVLEEPVTVRSILSGAQENPPVATGGRGAASVTVRPGGAAMAFTLEVSALSNITAAHIHAGTPGVNGPILFTLSPGPFAGSLSGTLAASDLGATSGMTFAQAVQAIREGRTYVNVHTTQHPDGEIRGHLGPAVFQATLSGSEEVPPVSTGATGLATVTLNGEQTELAVTLEFSGLGSSPAAAHIHVGARGANGPIVFTLATAPLSSPVRRTLTAADLEPRPAQGIRSFEDAVDAILSGNAYVNVHSASNPGGEIRGQLAPR
- a CDS encoding Gfo/Idh/MocA family oxidoreductase, whose product is MPRLNRREFLERTLWAAAASAAAPLPLSASPGGRRAGPNDLLRVAVVGVRGRGGGHVSAFAAMKDVQIAALCDVDENVIAGAMKRAEEAGGRKPAFYKDYRKLCEDPSIDAISVATCNHTHTLISLTAAQAGKHVYVEKPLSHNVWEGRKLVEAARKYGVVVQHGTQSRSEGRWRRAIAFLRSGKLGAVKTARGLCYKRRPSIGFKPDGPAPPGVDYDLWLGPAPERPFNPNRFHYNWHWFWDYGNGDLGNQGVHQMDIALWGLGKTELPRRVLSVGGRLGYKDQAETANTQVCWYDYGDAEIVFEVRGLDTDPFMGQRIGNIFHCEKGYLAGTTAFDLDGAKIPIEAEDDGKGGNHFRVFVDAVRGGKKESPTADVIDGHLSSALCHLGNISYRLGERRKLSEEAPFREIASGQEAYRRMRAHLRDNGVGEETEFFVGRMLDFDPVSETFKGCEEADRLLTREYRKPFVVPEKV
- a CDS encoding DinB family protein, whose product is MNPENFRDALAGEFRRRVLEESLSRIGRCLDELTDEDLWLRPNEASNSVGNLLLHLAGNVRQWIVSGLGGAPDRRDRPAEFAARGPVPRADLRRDLETAVRRAVEVVERLPAAALFEPRTVQGFTETGLSILVHVIEHFSYHTGQIVYFTKARKAIDLGFYRGVDLTRRNSGPPAPPPRA